A genomic window from Aquabacterium sp. OR-4 includes:
- a CDS encoding class I SAM-dependent methyltransferase, giving the protein MTRLEAIIELGHWWQSPPGRYLLAWEQRQLDALVNDLFGFHALQLGLPQLEALRANRMPHRWLATEATLDDELPPVPLPPVDDALSTLLPQDSALVGNAALLCDFDALPFPAQSLDLVVLPHALELARDPHDTLREVERVLRPEGRALILGFNPASLWGLRQRAGHLRQRLGIGGPLYLPQAGEFIGFGRVRDWLRLLGFEVEYGRFGCWRPPLRSEGWLEHWRWMEGAGQRAWPVLGAVYAVQAVKRVRGMRLVGLARRRQVLKGAAPAVVAQRQPHAPQRAGARPLAAPAHGPDRILEMDGYD; this is encoded by the coding sequence ATGACGCGTTTAGAGGCAATTATAGAGTTGGGCCACTGGTGGCAAAGCCCGCCCGGCCGCTATCTGCTGGCCTGGGAGCAGCGCCAGCTCGACGCGCTGGTCAACGACCTGTTCGGCTTCCATGCGCTGCAGCTGGGTTTGCCGCAGCTCGAGGCGCTGCGCGCCAACCGCATGCCGCACCGCTGGCTGGCCACCGAGGCGACGCTCGACGACGAACTGCCGCCGGTGCCGCTGCCGCCGGTGGACGACGCGCTGTCGACGCTGCTGCCGCAGGATTCGGCGCTGGTCGGCAACGCGGCGCTGCTGTGCGACTTCGACGCGCTGCCGTTTCCGGCGCAAAGCCTCGATCTGGTGGTGCTGCCGCACGCGCTGGAGCTGGCGCGCGATCCGCACGACACCTTGCGCGAGGTCGAGCGGGTGCTGCGCCCCGAGGGCCGGGCGCTGATCCTGGGCTTCAACCCGGCCAGCCTGTGGGGCCTGCGCCAGCGCGCCGGCCACCTGCGCCAGCGGCTGGGCATCGGCGGGCCGCTGTACCTGCCGCAGGCTGGCGAGTTCATCGGTTTCGGGCGGGTGCGCGACTGGCTGCGCCTGCTGGGTTTCGAGGTTGAATACGGCCGCTTCGGCTGCTGGCGCCCGCCCTTGCGCAGCGAGGGCTGGCTGGAGCACTGGCGCTGGATGGAGGGTGCCGGCCAGCGCGCCTGGCCGGTGCTGGGTGCGGTGTACGCGGTGCAGGCAGTCAAGCGGGTGCGGGGCATGCGCCTGGTGGGACTGGCGCGGCGCCGGCAGGTGCTCAAGGGCGCGGCGCCGGCGGTGGTGGCGCAGCGCCAGCCGCATGCGCCGCAGCGGGCCGGGGCGCGGCCGCTGGCTGCGCCGGCCCATGGGCCAGACAGGATTCTTGAAATGGATGGGTATGACTGA
- the gloB gene encoding hydroxyacylglutathione hydrolase — translation MNLVALPAFSDNYVWMLHDGHSALVVDPGDATPVQAALDAQGLALAGILVTHHHPDHVGGIAALRPRLQGPVFGPAREAIPEPFVPVQAASTVTLLGLGFTVIEVPGHTAGHVAYWWPGAGTQAPVLFCGDTLFSAGCGRLFEGTPAQMHASLAALAALPASSRVCCAHEYTESNLRFAAAVEPDNAAVASHIAHCRALRAAGQPTLPSTLMLEGQINPFMRCAQPSVIAAALAQGAANDSGPDVLGALREWKNRFR, via the coding sequence ATGAATCTCGTCGCCCTGCCCGCCTTCTCGGACAACTACGTCTGGATGCTGCACGATGGTCACAGCGCCCTCGTCGTGGATCCGGGCGACGCGACGCCGGTGCAAGCCGCACTCGATGCCCAGGGCCTCGCGCTGGCTGGCATTCTAGTGACGCACCACCACCCCGATCATGTCGGCGGCATCGCGGCGCTGCGGCCGCGCCTGCAGGGCCCCGTGTTCGGCCCGGCACGCGAGGCCATCCCCGAACCCTTTGTGCCGGTGCAGGCCGCCAGCACCGTGACACTGCTGGGCCTGGGCTTCACGGTGATCGAGGTGCCGGGCCACACCGCCGGCCATGTGGCCTACTGGTGGCCAGGGGCCGGCACGCAGGCCCCGGTGCTGTTTTGTGGCGACACCCTGTTCTCGGCCGGCTGCGGCCGCCTGTTCGAGGGCACGCCGGCGCAGATGCACGCCTCGCTGGCCGCGCTGGCGGCCCTGCCAGCCAGCAGCCGCGTGTGCTGCGCCCACGAGTACACCGAGAGCAACCTGCGCTTTGCCGCCGCGGTCGAGCCCGACAATGCCGCCGTGGCCAGCCACATCGCCCATTGCCGCGCGCTGCGCGCGGCGGGCCAGCCCACCCTGCCTTCCACGCTGATGCTGGAAGGCCAGATCAACCCCTTCATGCGCTGCGCCCAGCCCAGCGTGATTGCCGCCGCCCTGGCGCAGGGGGCGGCCAACGACAGCGGGCCCGACGTGCTGGGCGCGCTGCGCGAATGGAAAAACCGATTTCGATGA
- a CDS encoding transglycosylase SLT domain-containing protein — protein MQRAATVAVALLLAACATPNTPNATGNAQAEAGSRGDGASAALPLSAVASSSPSALFLSSTAAAPAGAAALPAATEEAAAPIAIDPLQPTVRINLDDVAAQTDLWARVRLGLAIADLETDHVRKWEQWYASRPEYVQRMTERGGRYLFHIVEEVNRRGLPTELALLPFIESAFNPQAMSSAKASGMWQFIPGTGRDFALKQNVFRDDRRSVLDSTRAALDYLQTLHGMFGDWKLALAAYNWGQGNVQRAINRNQKAGLPTDYLSLSMPDETRNYYPKLQAVKNLVARPEAYGLVLPQLRNHPYFISVGIDRDIDLARAAQLAGLPLDEFKALNPQMNKPVILAAGTPQVLLPYDNANRFVRALQSAKGPLAQWTAWVAPKTLKTAEAARLVGMDEAELRELNAIPPRMLVKAGSTLLVPRQAHRSEDVAEHIADNAMLALSPDLPPLRRVTLKAGKRGETLAAVAGRYRVSAAQVAQWNPGTSVGGRFKPGQAIVVMLPNRGATKARAVAQARLGAPAEAKTGSKAVARAKAKAPAVRTAARASTGKRIQKPGPTARARVPQA, from the coding sequence GTGCAGCGGGCGGCCACGGTGGCCGTGGCCCTGCTGCTGGCGGCCTGTGCCACCCCCAACACCCCCAACGCCACCGGCAACGCCCAGGCCGAGGCCGGCAGCCGCGGCGACGGGGCCAGCGCCGCCCTGCCCCTGTCCGCAGTGGCCTCGTCCAGCCCGTCGGCGCTGTTTCTGTCCAGCACGGCGGCCGCGCCGGCCGGCGCCGCGGCCCTGCCTGCGGCCACCGAGGAAGCCGCCGCGCCGATCGCCATCGACCCGCTGCAGCCCACGGTGCGCATCAACCTCGACGACGTTGCGGCGCAGACCGATCTGTGGGCCCGCGTGCGCCTGGGCTTGGCCATCGCCGACCTCGAGACCGACCATGTGCGCAAGTGGGAGCAGTGGTATGCCTCGCGGCCCGAGTACGTGCAGCGCATGACCGAGCGCGGTGGCCGCTACCTGTTCCACATCGTCGAAGAGGTCAACCGCCGCGGCCTGCCCACCGAGCTGGCGCTGCTGCCCTTCATCGAGAGCGCGTTCAATCCGCAGGCCATGTCGAGTGCCAAGGCCTCCGGGATGTGGCAGTTCATCCCCGGCACCGGACGCGATTTCGCGCTCAAGCAGAACGTGTTCCGCGATGACCGCCGCAGCGTGCTCGATTCCACCCGCGCCGCCCTCGACTACCTGCAGACGCTGCACGGCATGTTCGGCGACTGGAAGCTGGCGCTGGCCGCGTACAACTGGGGCCAGGGCAATGTGCAGCGCGCCATCAACCGCAACCAGAAGGCCGGTCTGCCCACCGACTACCTGAGCCTGTCGATGCCCGACGAGACGCGCAACTACTACCCCAAGCTGCAGGCGGTGAAGAACCTCGTGGCCCGGCCCGAGGCCTACGGCCTGGTGCTGCCGCAGCTGCGCAACCACCCCTACTTCATCTCGGTGGGCATCGACCGCGACATCGACCTGGCCCGCGCTGCGCAGCTGGCCGGCCTGCCGCTCGACGAGTTCAAGGCGCTGAACCCGCAGATGAACAAGCCGGTGATCCTGGCCGCCGGCACGCCGCAGGTGCTGCTGCCCTATGACAACGCCAACCGCTTCGTGCGCGCGCTGCAATCGGCCAAGGGCCCGCTGGCGCAGTGGACGGCCTGGGTGGCCCCCAAGACGCTGAAGACCGCCGAGGCCGCGCGCCTGGTGGGCATGGACGAGGCCGAGCTGCGCGAGCTCAACGCCATCCCGCCGCGCATGCTGGTCAAGGCCGGCTCCACGCTGCTGGTGCCGCGCCAGGCCCACCGCAGCGAAGACGTGGCCGAACACATCGCCGACAACGCGATGCTGGCGCTGTCGCCCGATCTGCCGCCGCTGCGCCGGGTGACGCTGAAGGCCGGCAAGCGCGGCGAGACGCTGGCCGCCGTGGCCGGCCGCTACCGCGTGAGCGCTGCCCAGGTGGCGCAATGGAACCCGGGCACCAGCGTGGGCGGGCGCTTCAAGCCCGGCCAGGCCATCGTGGTGATGCTGCCCAACCGCGGTGCCACCAAGGCCCGCGCGGTGGCCCAGGCCAGGCTCGGCGCCCCGGCCGAAGCCAAGACCGGCAGCAAGGCCGTGGCCCGGGCCAAGGCCAAGGCACCGGCGGTGCGCACGGCCGCACGCGCCAGCACCGGCAAGCGCATCCAGAAGCCGGGGCCCACGGCACGCGCCCGCGTGCCGCAGGCCTGA
- a CDS encoding cupin domain-containing protein yields the protein MSDLTPALHKLSAAMPGEPTVDHPRPERLLHGNPRRETWATSSRPLGGGLSLHQGVWRCAPGHWRIAFGPQEHELFTVLSGRCRVHAAAGGYQEAGPGEALSIPPGFEGSFEVLETLTKTYAIVDRD from the coding sequence ATGAGCGACCTCACGCCCGCCCTGCACAAGCTGTCTGCCGCCATGCCGGGCGAGCCCACGGTGGATCATCCGCGGCCCGAACGCCTGCTGCACGGCAACCCGAGGCGCGAGACCTGGGCCACCAGCAGCCGGCCGCTGGGCGGCGGGCTGAGCCTGCACCAGGGCGTGTGGCGCTGCGCGCCGGGCCACTGGCGCATTGCCTTCGGGCCGCAGGAGCACGAGCTGTTCACCGTGCTGTCGGGCCGCTGCCGCGTGCATGCCGCAGCCGGTGGCTACCAGGAGGCCGGGCCGGGCGAGGCGCTCAGCATCCCGCCGGGCTTTGAGGGCTCGTTCGAGGTGCTGGAAACGCTGACCAAGACCTACGCGATCGTCGACCGCGATTGA
- the recR gene encoding recombination mediator RecR has product MSEGSLEGLVEALRRLPGVGVKSAQRMAYHLLQHDRPGAERLALALQQAVGHVRHCERCHTFTEARICATCLDPQRDARQLLVVESPADQAALERSGSYKGLYFVLMGRLSPLDGIGPADIGVHPLLDRVADGLVQEVILATGFSAEGEATAHVLAATLKARGLAVTRLARGVPVGSELEYVDLSTLAHALNDRR; this is encoded by the coding sequence GTGAGCGAAGGCAGTCTCGAGGGCCTGGTCGAGGCCCTGCGCCGCCTGCCCGGCGTGGGCGTCAAGTCGGCCCAGCGCATGGCCTACCACCTGCTGCAGCACGACCGTCCGGGCGCCGAGCGCCTGGCCTTGGCGCTGCAGCAGGCCGTGGGCCATGTGCGGCACTGCGAGCGCTGCCACACCTTCACCGAGGCGCGCATCTGCGCCACCTGCCTCGACCCGCAGCGCGATGCGCGCCAGTTGCTGGTGGTGGAGTCGCCGGCCGACCAGGCCGCGCTCGAGCGCAGCGGCAGCTACAAGGGCCTGTACTTCGTGCTGATGGGCCGGCTGTCGCCGCTGGACGGCATCGGCCCGGCCGACATCGGCGTGCATCCGCTGCTCGACCGCGTGGCCGACGGCCTGGTGCAGGAGGTGATCCTGGCCACCGGCTTCTCGGCCGAAGGCGAGGCCACGGCCCATGTGCTGGCCGCCACACTCAAGGCGCGCGGCCTGGCCGTCACCCGGCTGGCGCGCGGCGTGCCGGTGGGCAGCGAGCTGGAGTACGTGGACCTGTCGACGCTGGCCCATGCGCTGAACGACAGGCGCTGA
- a CDS encoding YbaB/EbfC family nucleoid-associated protein, whose amino-acid sequence MMKNQLAGLMKQAQAMQDNLKKAQDELASIEVTGESGAGLVKVQMTCKHDVKRVSIDPSLLADDKDMLEDLVAAAINDAVRRVETTTQEKMGRVTAGMPQIPGMKFPF is encoded by the coding sequence ATGATGAAGAACCAGTTGGCCGGCCTGATGAAGCAGGCCCAGGCAATGCAGGACAACCTGAAGAAGGCCCAGGACGAGCTGGCCTCGATCGAGGTCACCGGCGAAAGCGGTGCCGGCCTGGTGAAGGTGCAGATGACCTGCAAGCACGATGTCAAGCGGGTCAGCATCGACCCCAGCCTGCTGGCCGACGACAAGGACATGCTCGAAGACCTGGTGGCCGCCGCGATCAACGACGCGGTGCGTCGGGTCGAGACCACCACGCAGGAGAAGATGGGCCGCGTCACCGCCGGCATGCCGCAGATCCCGGGCATGAAGTTCCCGTTTTGA
- the dnaX gene encoding DNA polymerase III subunit gamma/tau: MTDVVLARKYRPRSFEQMVGQTHVVQALTHALQSGRLHHAYLFTGTRGIGKTTVSRILAKSLNCTGADGRGGVTARPCGVCQACTEIDADRYIDYIELDAASNRSIDEIRDLIERAAYKPSVGRYKVFMIDEAHQLTKDAFNALLKTLEEPPEYLKFVLATTDPEKMLPTVLSRCLQFNLRPMAPETVREHLQQVLEAEAVPADAGALRLLSRAARGSMRDALSLTDQAIAYGGGQLGEDAVRAMLGSVDRSHALRLVQALAQRDGPAVLATVDGLRGRGLSAAGTLEEMAALLQQMAVEQAVPGALDDNDPDSAAAREAAAALAADETQLLYGIVIHGRAELGLLSDEYAALTMVLLRFLAFPPAGAAAPAPARAAPLAVTPPIARASAPVAPVASVAPVHAPRATMPAAAAPAPVPVPVPVPVPVPVPVPQVAPSAQAAQTLPSPRASQAAQAASAGLHVAEPPPPEMAAPPAPEMAEPPAPEMAAPARAVATAPAVPVGRAAPTARAAPAAARPAPAASGREPPPWVDDDLPPPEADGDAAGPPDDTPGPALAGPARSAPAATVAPAAAPLQATAMGELWSQTLRPLAAPGGGLVALVRELAVQAELLSVTPRPAADGGGRRWCLRVERESLRAPALVLKLAGAMQASLGEPVQIDTESGVPQDSISRRDAQAREAAQRQAEHTIRSDAAVQALMAQFPGARIVPGSIKPVSPPSA; this comes from the coding sequence ATGACGGATGTCGTTCTGGCCCGCAAGTACCGCCCGCGCAGCTTCGAGCAGATGGTGGGCCAGACGCACGTGGTGCAGGCGCTGACGCACGCGCTGCAGTCGGGCCGCCTGCACCATGCCTACCTGTTCACCGGCACCCGCGGCATCGGCAAGACGACGGTCAGCCGCATCTTGGCCAAGAGCCTGAACTGCACCGGGGCCGATGGCCGCGGTGGCGTCACCGCGCGGCCCTGTGGCGTGTGCCAGGCCTGCACCGAGATCGATGCCGACCGCTACATCGACTACATCGAGCTCGACGCCGCCAGCAACCGCAGCATCGACGAGATCCGCGATCTGATTGAACGCGCCGCGTACAAGCCCAGCGTGGGCCGTTACAAGGTGTTCATGATCGACGAGGCGCACCAGCTCACCAAGGACGCCTTCAACGCGCTGCTCAAGACCCTGGAGGAGCCGCCCGAGTACCTGAAGTTCGTGCTGGCCACCACCGACCCCGAGAAGATGCTGCCCACGGTGCTGAGCCGCTGCCTGCAGTTCAACCTGCGGCCGATGGCCCCCGAGACGGTGCGCGAGCACCTGCAGCAGGTGCTCGAGGCCGAGGCCGTGCCGGCCGATGCGGGCGCGCTGCGCCTGCTGTCGCGCGCCGCGCGCGGCTCGATGCGCGATGCGCTGTCGCTCACCGACCAGGCCATCGCCTACGGTGGCGGCCAGCTGGGCGAGGACGCCGTGCGCGCCATGCTCGGCAGCGTTGACCGCTCGCATGCACTGCGCCTGGTGCAGGCGCTGGCGCAGCGCGACGGCCCCGCCGTGCTGGCCACCGTGGACGGGCTGCGCGGGCGCGGCCTGTCGGCCGCCGGCACGCTCGAGGAGATGGCCGCCCTGCTGCAGCAGATGGCGGTGGAGCAGGCGGTGCCGGGCGCGCTGGACGACAACGACCCCGACAGCGCCGCCGCACGCGAGGCCGCCGCTGCGCTGGCCGCCGACGAGACCCAGCTGCTCTACGGCATCGTGATCCACGGCCGCGCCGAGCTGGGCCTGCTGAGCGACGAATACGCCGCGCTGACCATGGTGCTGCTGCGTTTTCTGGCCTTTCCACCGGCCGGCGCCGCGGCGCCCGCGCCAGCGCGCGCCGCGCCCTTGGCGGTGACGCCGCCGATCGCCCGGGCGAGTGCCCCGGTGGCGCCGGTGGCATCGGTGGCGCCGGTGCATGCGCCGCGCGCCACGATGCCTGCTGCTGCTGCGCCAGCGCCGGTGCCGGTGCCGGTGCCGGTGCCGGTGCCGGTGCCGGTGCCGGTGCCGCAGGTGGCGCCCTCGGCTCAGGCTGCGCAAACCCTGCCGTCGCCGCGCGCAAGCCAGGCGGCCCAGGCGGCCAGCGCCGGGCTGCACGTGGCCGAGCCACCGCCACCTGAGATGGCCGCGCCACCGGCACCTGAGATGGCCGAGCCACCGGCGCCTGAGATGGCGGCGCCGGCGCGGGCCGTGGCCACGGCGCCTGCCGTGCCTGTCGGGCGTGCAGCGCCCACCGCGCGTGCCGCGCCGGCCGCGGCCAGACCGGCGCCGGCCGCCTCGGGCCGCGAGCCGCCGCCCTGGGTTGACGACGACCTGCCGCCGCCCGAGGCCGATGGCGACGCCGCCGGGCCGCCCGACGACACACCGGGCCCGGCACTGGCCGGGCCGGCGCGGTCAGCGCCCGCCGCGACCGTGGCCCCGGCCGCAGCGCCGCTGCAGGCCACCGCCATGGGCGAGCTCTGGAGCCAGACCCTGCGCCCGCTGGCGGCGCCCGGTGGTGGCCTGGTGGCCCTGGTGCGCGAGCTGGCGGTGCAGGCCGAGCTGCTGTCGGTGACGCCACGCCCGGCCGCCGACGGCGGTGGCCGCCGCTGGTGCCTGCGGGTCGAGCGTGAATCGCTGCGGGCGCCGGCGCTGGTGCTCAAGCTGGCCGGCGCGATGCAGGCCAGCCTGGGCGAGCCGGTGCAGATCGACACCGAATCGGGCGTGCCGCAAGACTCCATCTCGCGTCGCGATGCCCAGGCCCGCGAGGCCGCTCAGCGCCAGGCCGAGCACACCATCCGCAGCGATGCGGCGGTGCAGGCCCTGATGGCGCAGTTTCCGGGTGCGCGCATCGTGCCCGGCTCGATCAAGCCGGTCAGTCCGCCGTCGGCCTGA